One window of the Sporichthya brevicatena genome contains the following:
- a CDS encoding acetoacetate decarboxylase family protein produces MAKQEAPGVWQLAEGRLTMPVRIRRASLLGAAYLCSAERAAELLVGTRLRPVSFRGRAVSTVLAVVYSDGDLGVYDEVGVGLLVRGPDRTLGMHQVHLPVNATFTMEAGRDIWGLPKWMADIDIAVERPLAKVRVADGGEHALTVSVPVPRFPAPVPFAVPIRTWGINPNDVNGELFRAPIRIRLRGLRVGSGRANVLTGTHSMGRAAAELGVGSRPLMVMYSPHVSIVLGESKSYA; encoded by the coding sequence ATGGCAAAGCAAGAAGCGCCGGGAGTCTGGCAGCTGGCCGAGGGTCGGCTGACCATGCCGGTGCGTATCCGCCGGGCGTCCCTGCTGGGCGCCGCGTACCTGTGCTCCGCCGAGCGGGCCGCCGAGCTGCTGGTCGGGACGCGCCTGCGTCCGGTGTCCTTCCGCGGCCGCGCGGTGTCGACGGTGCTCGCCGTCGTCTATTCCGACGGTGACCTCGGCGTCTACGACGAGGTCGGCGTCGGCCTGCTGGTCCGGGGACCCGATCGCACTCTCGGGATGCACCAGGTCCACCTTCCGGTCAACGCCACGTTCACCATGGAGGCCGGCCGCGACATCTGGGGCCTGCCGAAATGGATGGCCGACATCGACATCGCGGTCGAGCGCCCGCTCGCGAAGGTCCGCGTGGCCGACGGCGGCGAGCACGCCCTGACGGTGAGCGTTCCGGTCCCGCGTTTCCCGGCTCCGGTCCCGTTCGCCGTCCCTATCCGGACCTGGGGGATCAACCCCAACGACGTCAACGGCGAACTGTTTCGCGCACCGATTCGAATCCGCCTGCGGGGGCTCCGGGTCGGAAGCGGTCGCGCCAATGTCCTGACGGGGACTCACTCCATGGGTCGCGCGGCGGCGGAACTGGGTGTCGGCTCGCGGCCGTTGATGGTCATGTATTCCCCGCACGTCTCGATCGTGCTCGGAGAGAGCAAGTCGTACGCCTGA
- a CDS encoding NAD(P)/FAD-dependent oxidoreductase, protein MTVSQFVPRPADPGRSTADEDVDVVIVGARCAGAAAAVPLARAGRNVLVLDRVKFPADTLSSHTMLPVGVSELLHMGALPGILALSPTRCRRLRVTVDAETPREMRIEETFTPIEGIDYALSVPRDLHDKVLVDTMRAAGARIRERATVVGLTWQAGRVSGVRYVDEDGRERVVRCRLVMGADGRHSTVARLVGAAEPYRSSANGRAGVVRYLDDQPPDPDEADVVCQWRDGAHLAFGFPGTPIGRYTLFFMGSPAEAAMARRDPDAYWAMKMEHHPGVARRLRHATNMSAFRGTDQLVAYFRPCSGPGWVLIGDSGHFKDPSLGQGMRDAMWAGRHAATAAMRHLDDLDELDLAMRRFEHDRDQECLPAYYFGNGEALLRPTPRPFKAFIESARDDVDRPFTSVGQRIKTPQQLLRSRLVVGGVARTLLVADDRRGFLREMAGEGRVQAAIVRALIHSRTRFRSTIPADGAENDLASAPASVPPAVVATSDDDVPPAGDRPTVVAREAEAVAS, encoded by the coding sequence ATGACAGTAAGCCAGTTCGTCCCACGACCGGCTGATCCGGGCCGCTCCACCGCGGATGAGGACGTCGACGTCGTGATCGTCGGGGCTCGATGTGCGGGTGCGGCGGCGGCGGTCCCGCTGGCCCGGGCGGGCCGGAACGTCCTCGTCCTTGACCGGGTCAAGTTCCCGGCTGACACGCTGTCGAGCCACACGATGCTTCCGGTCGGCGTCTCGGAGCTGCTGCACATGGGCGCGCTACCGGGCATTCTCGCGCTCTCCCCGACGCGGTGCCGACGGCTCCGTGTCACCGTCGACGCCGAGACGCCGCGGGAGATGCGGATCGAGGAGACGTTCACGCCGATCGAGGGCATCGACTATGCGCTGTCCGTCCCCCGCGACCTGCACGACAAGGTGCTCGTGGACACGATGCGGGCCGCGGGCGCGCGGATCCGCGAGCGGGCCACGGTCGTCGGCCTGACGTGGCAAGCCGGGCGGGTCTCCGGCGTCCGGTACGTCGACGAGGACGGGCGCGAGCGTGTGGTCCGGTGTCGGCTGGTCATGGGGGCCGACGGGCGGCACAGCACAGTGGCCCGCCTTGTCGGCGCCGCCGAGCCCTATCGGAGTTCCGCGAACGGTCGGGCCGGTGTTGTGCGGTACCTCGACGACCAGCCGCCGGACCCGGACGAGGCCGACGTCGTTTGTCAGTGGCGGGACGGCGCGCACCTCGCATTCGGGTTCCCAGGCACGCCGATCGGGCGCTACACGCTCTTCTTCATGGGCAGCCCGGCCGAGGCCGCGATGGCGCGACGGGATCCGGACGCCTACTGGGCGATGAAGATGGAGCACCACCCGGGCGTGGCCCGTCGGCTCCGCCATGCGACCAACATGTCCGCGTTCCGTGGGACCGACCAGCTCGTCGCCTACTTCCGTCCGTGCAGTGGGCCGGGGTGGGTGCTCATTGGTGACTCCGGCCACTTCAAGGATCCGTCTCTCGGCCAGGGGATGCGTGACGCCATGTGGGCCGGGCGGCATGCCGCCACGGCCGCGATGCGGCACCTGGACGACCTCGACGAGCTCGACCTCGCGATGCGCCGGTTCGAGCACGATCGAGATCAGGAGTGCCTGCCCGCGTACTACTTCGGCAACGGTGAGGCGCTGCTGCGCCCGACGCCACGTCCGTTCAAGGCGTTCATCGAGAGTGCCCGCGACGATGTGGACCGGCCGTTCACGAGCGTCGGCCAGCGAATCAAGACCCCGCAGCAGTTGCTGCGGTCGCGGCTGGTGGTCGGGGGAGTGGCCCGAACGCTCCTGGTCGCCGACGACCGTCGCGGCTTCCTGCGCGAGATGGCCGGGGAGGGCCGGGTGCAGGCAGCGATCGTTCGTGCACTGATTCACTCCCGTACGCGCTTCCGCTCCACCATTCCCGCCGACGGGGCCGAGAACGACCTCGCCTCGGCTCCCGCGTCGGTCCCGCCCGCTGTCGTGGCCACGTCCGATGACGATGTGCCGCCGGCCGGCGACCGGCCGACTGTCGTGGCGCGCGAGGCCGAAGCGGTGGCGTCGTGA
- a CDS encoding 2Fe-2S iron-sulfur cluster-binding protein: MTRLRVAAVQPAVMVGDVLGNLERLERLIRDAHREHHPSLIVLPEAMTSSNLYHPALRNVPRPVDGPAFQMLTRLARELECAISGGSLSVRGRDVYGTYVLAEPDGRAHLHDKDQPTATEAFDYRGGDDDGVTQFHMLGDLPVGLVSGWEWARTRTARRFQEGRVRLAVGGMCWPYMPTNWRGPLAPWMRAEQARGHEQCRNLPGLFAQIVGVPTVYASLVGDCTMYVPGVPGVRWRTVMFGETQICSADGTVLARLSLADGESHIGADVELGEPRPTRPLPSDYWVYDLHPLMRSVFHVFNKIGFAHYTARKLRRRNFHSWPAADLPDELGPMPTGQAHHATSGRRSPVAPLNRNEHPDRAFWTMVDAREEVADGVVSLTLRHPLGKELPAWRPGAHVDLLLPGGLVRQYSLCGDPDDRSSYTVAVLRATDSRGGSEYVHEALRPGVAVRLRGPRNNFELVPAKSYLFVAGGIGITPIVPMLARLEAQCADWSLIYGGRHRRSMAFADELRARYGNRVELVPEDERGVLDVAAIAGSVSESDAVYCCGPEMLLQAMETALGATALEQLHVERFTARPSTAPRTAFSVSLARSGLELEVPAHRSLLDVVEDAGVVVDSSCRDGICGTCRVGVISGEPDHRDSVLSLQERAAGDCLLICVSRGISKSLVLDL, from the coding sequence GTGACGCGGCTGCGGGTGGCCGCGGTCCAACCTGCCGTGATGGTCGGCGACGTCCTGGGCAACCTGGAACGTCTGGAACGGCTGATCCGCGACGCCCACCGGGAGCATCACCCCAGTCTCATCGTGCTCCCGGAAGCGATGACCTCATCGAACCTCTACCACCCGGCGTTGCGCAACGTCCCCCGCCCGGTGGACGGGCCGGCGTTTCAGATGCTCACCCGGTTGGCCCGCGAGCTTGAGTGCGCGATCTCCGGCGGTTCTCTGTCGGTGCGGGGTCGTGACGTCTACGGCACCTACGTCCTCGCCGAACCCGACGGCCGCGCGCACCTCCACGACAAGGACCAGCCCACCGCGACGGAGGCATTCGACTATCGGGGCGGTGACGACGACGGCGTCACCCAGTTCCACATGCTCGGGGACCTGCCGGTCGGGCTCGTCAGCGGCTGGGAGTGGGCCCGCACCCGGACCGCGCGGCGGTTCCAGGAGGGCCGGGTCCGCCTCGCGGTGGGTGGCATGTGCTGGCCGTACATGCCGACGAACTGGAGGGGCCCGCTGGCCCCGTGGATGCGGGCCGAGCAGGCGCGTGGCCACGAGCAGTGCCGCAACCTCCCCGGCTTGTTCGCTCAGATCGTCGGTGTCCCCACCGTGTACGCCTCGCTCGTCGGCGACTGCACGATGTACGTCCCGGGAGTCCCGGGCGTGCGCTGGCGAACCGTCATGTTCGGCGAGACGCAGATCTGCTCCGCCGACGGCACGGTGCTTGCCCGGCTCTCTCTCGCCGACGGCGAGAGCCACATCGGGGCCGATGTTGAGCTCGGCGAGCCGCGCCCGACTCGACCGCTCCCGTCGGACTACTGGGTCTACGACCTGCACCCGCTGATGCGGAGCGTCTTCCACGTCTTCAACAAGATCGGGTTCGCGCATTACACCGCGCGCAAGCTGCGCCGGCGCAACTTCCACTCCTGGCCCGCCGCCGACCTGCCGGACGAGCTCGGGCCGATGCCGACCGGCCAGGCGCACCACGCCACCAGCGGCCGGAGGTCGCCGGTCGCCCCCCTGAACCGGAACGAGCACCCGGACCGCGCCTTCTGGACGATGGTCGACGCCCGGGAGGAGGTCGCCGACGGAGTGGTATCTCTGACGCTCCGTCACCCACTCGGGAAGGAGTTGCCGGCCTGGCGTCCGGGCGCCCACGTCGACCTGCTGCTGCCGGGCGGGCTGGTGCGTCAGTACTCGCTGTGCGGTGACCCCGACGACCGGTCCTCGTACACCGTGGCCGTGCTGCGCGCGACGGACAGTCGTGGGGGATCCGAGTACGTGCACGAGGCGCTGCGGCCCGGCGTGGCGGTCCGCCTGCGCGGGCCACGGAACAATTTCGAGCTGGTCCCGGCGAAATCGTACCTCTTCGTCGCCGGCGGCATCGGCATAACCCCGATCGTCCCGATGCTCGCCCGGCTGGAGGCGCAGTGCGCGGATTGGTCGCTGATTTACGGCGGACGGCACCGCCGCTCGATGGCGTTCGCAGACGAACTGCGCGCCCGCTACGGCAACCGGGTCGAGCTGGTCCCGGAGGACGAGCGGGGTGTGCTCGACGTAGCGGCGATCGCGGGCAGTGTGTCCGAGAGCGATGCGGTGTACTGCTGCGGCCCGGAGATGCTGCTGCAGGCCATGGAGACCGCGCTGGGTGCCACCGCGCTGGAGCAGCTGCACGTCGAGCGCTTCACGGCTAGGCCTTCGACCGCGCCGCGAACCGCGTTCTCGGTGTCGCTCGCCCGCTCCGGTCTCGAGCTGGAAGTGCCCGCGCACCGTTCCCTGCTCGACGTCGTGGAGGACGCCGGTGTCGTCGTCGACTCGTCCTGTCGTGACGGCATCTGCGGCACATGCCGGGTCGGAGTCATCTCCGGGGAGCCGGACCACCGCGACTCCGTCCTCAGTCTGCAGGAGCGTGCGGCCGGGGATTGCCTCCTGATCTGTGTCTCGCGCGGTATTTCGAAATCGCTCGTCCTGGACCTGTAG
- a CDS encoding GerMN domain-containing protein — protein sequence MRGWAAAVASVLMLTGCGLGPSGGVKDIDPLSLPPRLLADAPPTAVPSRDPDSSGAAVYFLRDTTLRPAVRTLTARTGVPALQELLNSLAAGPDGTDRQRGVSTALPPTTRLTVTGLEGDLATVDLSFGQVPPDQTTAIAQIVLTATSLPEVNRLLLTIEGAPLQAPLANGAQTDRPLTRSDYVRMLRPS from the coding sequence GTGAGGGGGTGGGCGGCCGCGGTTGCGTCGGTCCTGATGCTGACGGGGTGTGGTCTGGGGCCGTCGGGCGGCGTCAAGGACATCGACCCGCTCAGCCTGCCGCCGCGTCTGCTGGCGGACGCCCCGCCAACCGCCGTGCCCTCGAGGGACCCGGACAGCTCGGGTGCCGCCGTGTACTTCCTGCGGGACACCACGCTGCGGCCGGCGGTGCGGACCCTGACGGCGCGGACAGGGGTGCCGGCGCTCCAGGAGCTGCTCAACAGTCTCGCGGCCGGTCCCGATGGGACCGACCGACAGCGCGGGGTGAGCACCGCGCTGCCTCCGACCACCCGGCTGACGGTGACCGGGCTGGAGGGGGACCTCGCGACGGTGGACCTGAGCTTCGGTCAGGTGCCGCCCGACCAGACCACGGCGATCGCCCAGATCGTGCTGACGGCGACCTCGCTGCCCGAGGTGAACCGCCTCCTGCTGACGATCGAGGGCGCGCCGCTGCAGGCACCGCTGGCCAACGGGGCGCAGACCGACCGTCCGCTGACCCGCTCCGACTACGTGCGGATGCTGCGTCCGAGCTGA
- a CDS encoding helix-turn-helix domain-containing protein yields MPSLGPRETSRDRLVRAAALLVDSGGGADLTMEAVATAASVSRATAYRHFSSRHELVLHLVLLAAEDLAADCFRLMEQAHGSREKLRVTFDHVMLTAVESERIKLLVELGMSPTPETVQEWTERVLGQVVKDGQAAGELRTDLETDEILQWLGEELIAMVRMTHRDFDFLMRRSHNFVLPAVYSSHEPPRRGRKK; encoded by the coding sequence ATGCCCTCGCTGGGTCCACGCGAGACGTCTCGAGACCGACTGGTACGAGCCGCCGCACTCCTCGTGGACTCGGGGGGCGGCGCCGACCTCACGATGGAGGCTGTGGCGACGGCCGCCTCGGTGTCGCGAGCGACCGCGTACCGACATTTCTCGAGCCGGCACGAACTCGTGCTGCATCTGGTCCTGCTCGCCGCCGAGGACCTGGCAGCGGACTGCTTCCGACTGATGGAGCAGGCCCACGGCAGCCGCGAGAAGCTCCGCGTGACGTTCGACCACGTCATGCTGACCGCCGTCGAGAGTGAGCGGATCAAACTCCTGGTCGAGCTCGGGATGTCACCGACCCCGGAGACCGTGCAGGAGTGGACCGAGCGCGTCCTCGGCCAGGTGGTGAAAGACGGCCAGGCCGCCGGCGAGCTCCGAACCGACTTGGAGACGGACGAGATCCTGCAGTGGCTCGGCGAGGAGTTGATCGCGATGGTGCGCATGACCCACCGCGACTTCGACTTCCTCATGCGGCGCTCACACAACTTCGTGCTTCCGGCGGTCTACTCGTCCCACGAGCCGCCGCGGCGCGGACGCAAGAAATGA